In Engraulis encrasicolus isolate BLACKSEA-1 unplaced genomic scaffold, IST_EnEncr_1.0 scaffold_39_np1212, whole genome shotgun sequence, a single window of DNA contains:
- the LOC134443934 gene encoding DDRGK domain-containing protein 1-like isoform X2, translating to MDLVLYISAAIILVVLIVFALKVRGRAEQTDNEVHEQVAARAAAPPRAQGAVEDRGAGMPRRRRRGMQAAMEARRPHREQQPSDNEDSPVEVDDVEEEEESAAQLNTAKIGAKKQRKLEEKQQRKAQREAELEEREERKRLQEAREQERRKEDEKERLAEQQQEEQERRAKEEQEKKEEEEYQRLKESFIIEEQGVSEELTETESQNLLQEFIQYIKDSKVVLLEDLASHFGMRTQDAIARLHDLIADGSLTGVIDDRGKFISITPEELAAVASFIKQRGRVSISELVQASNTLINLTPVTRSNA from the exons ctgataATGAGGTCCATGAGCAGGTGGCTGCGCGTGCGGCGGCGCCTCCTCGTGCCCAGGGGGCAGTAGAGGACAGGGGGGCGGGGATGCCACGACGCCGCAGGAGAGGGATGCAGGCAGCCATGGAGGCCAGGAGACCACACAGGGAACAGCAGCCCTCGGacaacg aggacagCCCGGTGGAGGTGGATGAtgttgaggaagaggaagagtcagCAGCCCAGCTGAACACGGCGAAGATCGGAGCCAAGAAGCAACGCAAGCTGGAGGAGAAACAACAACGCAAGGCTcagagagag GcggagctggaggagagagaggagcgcaAACGACTGCAGGAGGCGCGAGAACAGGAGCGGAggaaggaggatgagaaggagagacTGGCCGAACAACAACAG GAAGAGCAAGAGCGTCGAgcgaaggaggagcaggagaagaaggaggaggaggag tatcaGCGTCTGAAGGAGTCCTTCATCATCGAGGAGCAGGGAGTCTCTGAGGAGCTCACAGAgaccgag TCCCAGAACCTGCTGCAGGAGTTTATCCAGTACATCAag gATTCTAAGGTGGTGCTTCTGGAGGATCTGGCCTCTCACTTTGGCATGCGGactcag GATGCTATCGCTCGGCTGCATGACTTAATAGCGGACGGCTCTCTTACAG gcgtgATCGATGACCGTGGTAAGTTCATCTCCATCACTCCAGAGGAGCTGGCTGCGGTCGCCTCCTTCATCAAGCAGCGTGGACGCGTCTCCATCTCCGAACTCGTCCAGGCCAGCAACACGCTCATCAACCTCACCCCCGTAACCAGGAGCAACGCATAA
- the LOC134443934 gene encoding DDRGK domain-containing protein 1-like isoform X1, with translation MDLVLYISAAIILVVLIVFALKVRGRAEQTDNEVHEQVAARAAAPPRAQGAVEDRGAGMPRRRRRGMQAAMEARRPHREQQPSDNEDSPVEVDDVEEEEESAAQLNTAKIGAKKQRKLEEKQQRKAQREAELEEREERKRLQEAREQERRKEDEKERLAEQQQEEQERRAKEEQEKKEEEEYQRLKESFIIEEQGVSEELTETESQNLLQEFIQYIKDSKVVLLEDLASHFGMRTQDAIARLHDLIADGSLTGVIDDRGKFISITPEELAAVASFIKQRGRVSISELVQASNTLINLTPVTRSNA, from the exons ctgataATGAGGTCCATGAGCAGGTGGCTGCGCGTGCGGCGGCGCCTCCTCGTGCCCAGGGGGCAGTAGAGGACAGGGGGGCGGGGATGCCACGACGCCGCAGGAGAGGGATGCAGGCAGCCATGGAGGCCAGGAGACCACACAGGGAACAGCAGCCCTCGGacaacg aggacagCCCGGTGGAGGTGGATGAtgttgaggaagaggaagagtcagCAGCCCAGCTGAACACGGCGAAGATCGGAGCCAAGAAGCAACGCAAGCTGGAGGAGAAACAACAACGCAAGGCTcagagagag GcggagctggaggagagagaggagcgcaAACGACTGCAGGAGGCGCGAGAACAGGAGCGGAggaaggaggatgagaaggagagacTGGCCGAACAACAACAG gAGGAGCAGGAGCGTCGCGctaaggaggagcaggagaagaaggaggaggaggagtatcaGCGTCTGAAGGAGTCCTTCATCATCGAGGAGCAGGGAGTCTCTGAGGAGCTCACAGAgaccgag TCCCAGAACCTGCTGCAGGAGTTTATCCAGTACATCAag gATTCTAAGGTGGTGCTTCTGGAGGATCTGGCCTCTCACTTTGGCATGCGGactcag GATGCTATCGCTCGGCTGCATGACTTAATAGCGGACGGCTCTCTTACAG gcgtgATCGATGACCGTGGTAAGTTCATCTCCATCACTCCAGAGGAGCTGGCTGCGGTCGCCTCCTTCATCAAGCAGCGTGGACGCGTCTCCATCTCCGAACTCGTCCAGGCCAGCAACACGCTCATCAACCTCACCCCCGTAACCAGGAGCAACGCATAA